Proteins encoded by one window of Glycine soja cultivar W05 chromosome 15, ASM419377v2, whole genome shotgun sequence:
- the LOC114386251 gene encoding putative pentatricopeptide repeat-containing protein At3g13770, mitochondrial — protein sequence MPVVCNCVVFGFVLPPFFSITHSTQSSSIWKQLTSTKVAPSVPTNIPSHLGHRLLKAALNVGDFRRAQQLFDNIPQPDPTTCSTLISAFTTRGLPNEAIRLYASLRARGIKPHNSVFLAVAKACGASGDASRVKEVHDDAIRCGMMSDAFLGNALIHAYGKCKCVEGARRVFDDLVVKDVVSWTSMSSCYVNCGLPRLGLAVFCEMGWNGVKPNSVTLSSILPACSELKDLKSGRAIHGFAVRHGMIENLFVCSALVSLYARCLSVKQARLVFDLMPHRDVVSWNGVLTAYFTNREYEKGLALFSQMSSKGVKADEATWNAVIGGCMENGQTEKAVEMLRKMQNLGFKPNQITISSFLPACSILESLRMGKEVHCYVFRHWLIGDLTAMTALVYMYAKCGDLNLSRNVFDMICRKDVVAWNTMIIANAMHGNGKEVLLLFESMLQSGIKPNSVTFTGVLSGCSHSRLVEEGLQIFNSMGRDHLVEPDANHYACMVDVFSRAGRLHEAYEFIQRMPMEPTASAWGALLGACRVYKNVELAKISANKLFEIEPNNPGNYVSLFNILVTAKLWSEASEARILMKERGITKTPGCSWLQVGDRVHTFVVGDKNNMESDKIYNFLDELGEKMKSAGYKPDTDYVLQDIDQEEKAESLCSHSEKLAVAFGILNLNGQSSIRVFKNLRICGDCHNAIKYVSKVVGVTIIVRDSLRFHHFRNGNCSCQDLW from the exons ATGCCTGT AGTGTGCAACTGTGTAGTATTTGGCTTTGTCTTGCCACCTTTCTTCAGCATCACACACTCAACTCAATCCTCTTCCATCTGGAAGCAGCTAACTTCAACAAAGGTGGCTCCCTCTGTGCCCACTAACATCCCATCTCACTTGGGTCACAGGCTTCTTAAGGCAGCTCTAAATGTGGGTGATTTCAGGCGTGCCCAACAACTGTTTGATAATATTCCTCAACCAGACCCCACCACTTGTTCCACATTAATTTCAGCGTTCACCACCCGTGGACTTCCAAATGAGGCCATACGGCTCTATGCTTCACTCCGGGCACGTGGGATCAAACCCCACAACTCAGTGTTTCTGGCTGTTGCCAAGGCTTGTGGTGCCTCTGGTGATGCCTCGAGAGTCAAGGAGGTTCATGATGATGCCATTCGATGTGGGATGATGTCGGATGCTTTCCTGGGCAATGCATTGATTCATGCCTATGGGAAGTGTAAATGCGTAGAAGGTGCAAGGCGGGTTTTTGATGATTTGGTTGTGAAAGATGTGGTTTCTTGGACCTCGATGTCATCATGTTATGTTAATTGTGGATTGCCTAGGCTGGGCCTGGCTGTTTTTTGCGAAATGGGATGGAATGGGGTGAAGCCGAATTCGGTGACTCTGTCTAGCATTTTGCCTGCGTGCTCAGAATTGAAAGATTTGAAGTCTGGAAGGGCTATTCATGGATTTGCAGTGAGACATGGGATGattgaaaatttgtttgtttgCAGTGCACTTGTGAGCCTGTATGCAAGATGTTTAAGTGTGAAACAAGCTAGGCTAGTATTTGATTTGATGCCTCATCGAGATGTTGTGTCTTGGAATGGAGTTTTAACAGCATACTTCACAAACAGAGAATATGAGAAGGGTCTTGCCTTGTTTTCCCAGATGAGCAGCAAAGGAGTCAAAGCAGATGAAGCTACATGGAATGCTGTTATAGGGGGCTGCATGGAAAATGGGCAAACAGAGAAGGCAGTGGAGATGCTTAGGAAGATGCAAAATTTGGGATTTAAACCTAATCAGATCACAATTAGTAGTTTCTTACCAGCTTGCTCTATTTTAGAAAGCTTGAGGATGGGCAAGGAGGTACACTGCTATGTCTTTAGGCATTGGTTAATTGGGGACTTAACAGCAATGACGGCGCTAGTATACATGTATGCTAAATGTGGTGACTTGAATCTTTCAAGGAATGTTTTTGATATGATATGCAGAAAGGATGTTGTTGCTTGGAACACGATGATCattgcaaatgcaatgcatgggAATGGAAAAGAAGTgcttttgctctttgagagcaTGCTTCAGTCAGGGATCAAGCCCAATTCTGTCACTTTTACTGGTGTTTTGTCTGGTTGTAGCCACTCAAGGCTAGTAGAGGAAGGACTCCAGATATTTAATTCAATGGGTAGGGATCATCTAGTAGAACCAGATGCTAATCACTATGCATGCATGGTGGATGTCTTCAGCCGTGCTGGTCGGCTTCACGAGGCATACGAGTTTATACAGAGAATGCCTATGGAGCCAACTGCCAGTGCTTGGGGAGCACTACTTGGTGCCTGTAGAGTTTATAAGAATGTGGAGTTGGCAAAAATTTCAGCCAATAAACTCTTTGAAATTGAGCCCAACAACCCTGGAAACTATGTTTCATTATTCAACATCCTTGTCACTGCCAAATTGTGGAGTGAAGCTTCAGAAGCCAGAATATTGATGAAAGAGAGAGGAATTACCAAAACTCCAGGCTGTAGTTGGCTTCAAGTGGGAGATAGAGTTCACACTTTTGTTGTTGGAGACAAAAACAACATGGAGAGCgataaaatctataattttctGGATGAGTTGGGTGAGAAAATGAAATCGGCTGGATATAAGCCTGATACTGATTATGTTCTGCAAGATATTGACCAAGAGGAAAAAGCTGAGAGTCTTTGCAGCCACAGTGAAAAGCTTGCTGTTGCCTTTGGGATACTCAATTTGAATGGACAGTCATCTATACGGGTTTTCAAGAATCTGAGAATTTGTGGTGACTGTCACAATGCCATTAAGTACGTTTCTAAGGTTGTTGGTGTGACAATCATTGTTAGAGACTCCTTGAGGTTTCATCACTTCAGAAATGGAAATTGTTCTTGTCAAGACTTGTGGTGA